The Lysobacter enzymogenes DNA segment GTGCACGTGCGCCTGGACCAGGCCTGGCAGCAGATCCGCGAACGCGCGCACTACCCGCAGGCCGCCGCCGAACTGCTCGGCGAAGCCGCCGCGGCGGCGGCCTTGTTCACCGGCCACGCCAAGGTCGACGGCCGGCTGTCGGTGCAGCTGCGCGGCGAAGGCGCGCTGCGCACCCTGTTCGCCGAATGCACCGCCGCCGGCACCCTGCGTGGCATCGTCCAACTGGCCGAGGAAGGCGGCGAAGTCTCGCGCGACCTGCGCCAGCTCGGCGCCAACGCGGTGCTGGCGATCACCATCGAGAACCCCAGCGCCGGCGGCCGCGACCCGATCCGCTACCAGGGCCTGGTGGCGCTGGAATCCGACTCCCTGGCCGGCGCCTTCGAAGGCTATTTCCGCCAGTCCGAACAGCTGCCCACGCGGCTGCTGCTGGCCGCCGACGGCGACCGCGCCGCCGGATTGATGCTGCAGAAGCTGCCCGGCGACGGCGGCGACGAGGACGGCTGGACCCGGGTCGGCGCCTTGTTCGACACCCTGGGCCAGGCCGAACTGCTGGAACTGCCCGCCGACGCGCTGCTGCACCGGCTGTTCCACGAAGACGGCGTGCAGTCGCTCGGCGGCAAGTCGCTGTCGTTCGCCTGCTCGTGCTCGCGCGAGCGGGTCGAGGCGATGCTGGTCTCGCTGGGCCGCGAGGAAGCCGAGGCCGCGGTCGAGGCGGCCGGCGGCGAAGCGCAGATCCGCTGCGAGTTCTGCGGCCAGAGCTACCGTTTCGACCCCGACCAGGTGGCCGGCCTGTTCGCCGCCGCCGCGGCCGAACTGGAGGCGCCGCAGCGGGTCCAATGACCCGCCCGGCCACCCGACCGGCGGTCGCCTGAACGGTCCCGGCCGCACCGATCTGGGACCGTTTTCTGATTGTTAAATAAACATAAACCCTCTATAGTCGATTCGTAATTCCGGGGAACTCGACCGGCTTCATTCGGTCTTAACGACGGTCAACGACGGTCCGCGCCGCACACTTCTCAGCGATGTCCAAGCTCCTGCGCCATTTGCCGCTTGCCCTGACCCTCGCCCTAGGCGTGGCGGCGGGCGCGCATGCGCAGGCCAAGCGCGACACCACTTACTTGCCGGTGTGGAACCAGAACAACGGCAAGCTGGAGTACCTGCTGCAGCTCGAGCCGGCCGATCGCGCCGGCGCGCGCTGGAAGAGC contains these protein-coding regions:
- a CDS encoding Hsp33 family molecular chaperone HslO; this translates as MTDSASTARPDGHDRLTRFLIEDAGVRGVHVRLDQAWQQIRERAHYPQAAAELLGEAAAAAALFTGHAKVDGRLSVQLRGEGALRTLFAECTAAGTLRGIVQLAEEGGEVSRDLRQLGANAVLAITIENPSAGGRDPIRYQGLVALESDSLAGAFEGYFRQSEQLPTRLLLAADGDRAAGLMLQKLPGDGGDEDGWTRVGALFDTLGQAELLELPADALLHRLFHEDGVQSLGGKSLSFACSCSRERVEAMLVSLGREEAEAAVEAAGGEAQIRCEFCGQSYRFDPDQVAGLFAAAAAELEAPQRVQ